The following coding sequences are from one Archocentrus centrarchus isolate MPI-CPG fArcCen1 chromosome 4, fArcCen1, whole genome shotgun sequence window:
- the med8 gene encoding mediator of RNA polymerase II transcription subunit 8 isoform X1, with the protein MQQREEKQLEASVESLISRVAHVKNALHSFIYKLENEYERLTWPSVLDNFALLSGQLNTINKLLRNEKTPSFRNQVIIPLLLSPDRDEDLAKLTEQRVPVFSHEIVPDYLRTKPDPEVEEQEKQLSAEAARIGPDVAQKQIQTLNKLCSNLLEKLSNPREDRDAENAAMRQSKPSFNPTDTNALVSAVAFGKGLSKCRPPGPVAAGHQGQGSMMSGGPTLQQVTIGGGSGQQAGMGGPVAQQQQGQTGKMPSSIKTNIKSASGSMHPYNR; encoded by the exons ATGCAG CAGCGGGAGGAGAAGCAGTTGGAGGCGTCGGTGGAGTCTCTGATCTCCCGGGTGGCTCACGTTAAAAACGCTTTGCACAGTTTCATCTATAAGCTAGAAAATGAGTACGAGCGTTTGACGTG GCCCTCAGTTTTGGACAACTTCGCCCTCCTGTCTGGCCAGCTGAACACGATCAACAAACTGCTGAGGAACGAGAAGACGCCGTCCTTTCGCAACCAGGTTATAATCCCCCTGCTCCTGTCTCCGGACCGAGATGAGGACCTGGCA AAACTCACGGAGCAGCGCGTCCCGGTGTTCAGTCACGAGATCGTCCCCGACTACCTGCGGACCAAACCTGACCCTGAGgtggaggagcaggagaaaCAGCTGAGTGCGGAGGCAGCGCGCATCGGCCCCGATGTGGCACAG AAACAAATCCAGACGTTGAATAAGCTGTGCTCCAACCTGCTGGAGAAGCTAAGCAACCCTCGTGAAGACAGAGATGCAGAAAACGCTG CAATGCGGCAGAGCAAACCGTCTTTCAACCCCACCGACACCAACGCGTTAGTTTCAGCCGTCGCTTTTGGAAAGGGACTCTCCAAATGTAGGCCTCCTGGTCCCGTGGCCGCTGGACACCAAGGACAGGGATCCATGATGAGTGGAGGTCCAACCTTACAGCAGGTCACTATTGGTGGGGGTTCAGGCCAGCAAGCAGGTATGGGAGGACCTGTGGCACAACAGCAGCAAGGACAGACAG
- the med8 gene encoding mediator of RNA polymerase II transcription subunit 8 isoform X2, protein MQREEKQLEASVESLISRVAHVKNALHSFIYKLENEYERLTWPSVLDNFALLSGQLNTINKLLRNEKTPSFRNQVIIPLLLSPDRDEDLAKLTEQRVPVFSHEIVPDYLRTKPDPEVEEQEKQLSAEAARIGPDVAQKQIQTLNKLCSNLLEKLSNPREDRDAENAAMRQSKPSFNPTDTNALVSAVAFGKGLSKCRPPGPVAAGHQGQGSMMSGGPTLQQVTIGGGSGQQAGMGGPVAQQQQGQTGKMPSSIKTNIKSASGSMHPYNR, encoded by the exons ATGCAG CGGGAGGAGAAGCAGTTGGAGGCGTCGGTGGAGTCTCTGATCTCCCGGGTGGCTCACGTTAAAAACGCTTTGCACAGTTTCATCTATAAGCTAGAAAATGAGTACGAGCGTTTGACGTG GCCCTCAGTTTTGGACAACTTCGCCCTCCTGTCTGGCCAGCTGAACACGATCAACAAACTGCTGAGGAACGAGAAGACGCCGTCCTTTCGCAACCAGGTTATAATCCCCCTGCTCCTGTCTCCGGACCGAGATGAGGACCTGGCA AAACTCACGGAGCAGCGCGTCCCGGTGTTCAGTCACGAGATCGTCCCCGACTACCTGCGGACCAAACCTGACCCTGAGgtggaggagcaggagaaaCAGCTGAGTGCGGAGGCAGCGCGCATCGGCCCCGATGTGGCACAG AAACAAATCCAGACGTTGAATAAGCTGTGCTCCAACCTGCTGGAGAAGCTAAGCAACCCTCGTGAAGACAGAGATGCAGAAAACGCTG CAATGCGGCAGAGCAAACCGTCTTTCAACCCCACCGACACCAACGCGTTAGTTTCAGCCGTCGCTTTTGGAAAGGGACTCTCCAAATGTAGGCCTCCTGGTCCCGTGGCCGCTGGACACCAAGGACAGGGATCCATGATGAGTGGAGGTCCAACCTTACAGCAGGTCACTATTGGTGGGGGTTCAGGCCAGCAAGCAGGTATGGGAGGACCTGTGGCACAACAGCAGCAAGGACAGACAG
- the aldh9a1a.1 gene encoding 4-trimethylaminobutyraldehyde dehydrogenase A: MAQSTLDSMPGASTGTVVVTEPLNFWGGQRVKPREEKNAEPVFEPATGRVLCQMVPCGADEVDEAIQSAYAAYQKWSKMAGMERARVMLEAARIIRERREKLAKLEVINNGKSITEAVVDIDISWQCIEYYAGLAGTLAGQHIQLPGGAFAYTRREPLGVCVGIGAWNYPFQIAAWKSAPALACGNAMVFKPSPMTPVTAVILAEIYKEAGVPDGLFCVVQGGAETGSLLCHHPKVAKVSFTGSVPTGKKVMEMSAKGVKQVTLELGGKSPLIIFKDCDLENAVKGALMANFLTQGQVCCNGTRVYVQREIMPQFLEEVVKRTKAIPLGDPLLESTRMGALISKPQLEKVLGFVSQAKKEGARVLCGGEPFVPSDPKLKGGYFMSPCVLDNCRDDMTCVKEEIFGPVMSVMPFDTEEEVIQRANNTTFGLASGVFTRDISRAHRMAENLEAGTCFINNYNISPVEVPFGGYKMSGFGRENGQVTLEYFSQLKTVVVEMGDVDSLF; the protein is encoded by the exons ATGGCCCAGTCAACTCTCGACTCGATGCCCGGAGCCTCGACGGGGACCGTGGTGGTCACGGAGCCTCTGAACTTCTGGGGCGGCCAGCGAGTGAAGCCCAGGGAGGAGAAAAACGCGGAGCCCGTGTTTGAACCCGCAACCG GCCGGGTCCTGTGTCAGATGGTACCCTGTGGGGCCGACGAGGTGGATGAAGCCATACAGAGCGCCTATGCTGCCTATCAGAAGTGGAGCAAGATGGCGGGCATGGAGAGGGCTCGGGTGATGTTAGAGGCCGCCCGCATTATCAGG gaaagaagGGAAAAGCTTGCAAAGCTGGAAGTGATCAACAATGGGAAATCCATCACTGAGGCTGTGGTGGATATCGACATTTCCTGGCAGTGCATCGAGTACTACGCCGGTCTGGCTGGTACACTTGCAG GCCAACACATCCAGCTTCCCGGTGGAGCGTTTGCTTACACCAGGCGGGAGCCTCTTGGTGTGTGCGTGGGTATCGGTGCATGGAACTACCCCTTCCAGATTGCAGCGTGGAAGTCTGCTCCTGCTTTGGCATGCG GTAACGCCATGGTATTCAAGCCCTCTCCGATGACTCCTGTGACTGCCGTCATCCTGGCTGAGATCTACAAAGAGGCCGGGGTACCTGacgggcttttctgtgtggtcCAAGGTGGCGCAGAGACCGGGAGCTTGCTCTGTCATCATCCAAAGGTTGCCAAAGTCTCCTTCACTGGAAGTGTGCCTACAGGCAAGAAG GTCATGGAAATGTCTGCAAAGGGGGTGAAGCAGGTGACTCTGGAGCTTGGAGGGAAGTCTCCCCTGATCATCTTCAAAGACTGCGATCTGGAGAATGCAGTGAAGGGGGCACTCATGGCAAACTTCCTGACGCAGGGACAG GTGTGCTGCAATGGGACCAGAGTGTATGTGCAGCGGGAGATCATGCCACAGTTCCTAGAGGAAGTAGTTAAGAGGACCAAGGCGATCCCTCTGGGTGACCCCCTGCTCGAGAGCACCCGGATGGGAGCTCTGATCAGCAAGCCACAGCTGGAGAAAGTGCTGGGCTTTGTCAGTCAGGCCAAGAAAGAG GGAGCCAGAGTGCTTTGTGGAGGAGAGCCTTTTGTCCCCAGTGACCCCAAACTGAAAGGAGGGTATTTCATGTCACCATGTGTACTCG ACAACTGCAGAGACGACATGACCTGCGTGAAGGAGGAGATTTTTGGCCCCGTCATGTCCGTCATGCCTTTCGAcacagaggaagaagtgatCCAGAGGGCCAACAACACCACCTTTGGATTGGCCTCTGGAGTCTTCACCAG GGACATTTCTCGAGCCCATCGCATGGCTGAGAACCTGGAGGCAGGGACCTGCTTCATCAACAACTACAACATCAGCCCTGTAGAGGTGCCGTTCGGAGGGTACAAGATGTCGG GCTTTGGCAGAGAGAACGGCCAGGTGACCCTCGAGTACTTCTCCCAGCTGAAGACTGTGGTGGTGGAAATGGGTGATGTCGACAGCCTCTTCTAA